One genomic window of Streptomyces sp. NBC_01276 includes the following:
- a CDS encoding phosphatase PAP2 family protein: MGEASVKTLETRTDVSSPIVSEGEVRRESERTLLARLRLPRRPRIWFEVLLIAVSYWTYSLIRNAVPEQKAAALANADWIWSVERGLGIAVEHSINHGVNSVTWLIVGMNYYYATLHFVVTIGVLVWIYRFHPGRYAATRLVLFATTGVALVGYYFYPLAPPRLMNGERFVDTVLVHHTWGSMASGNLKHMSNQYAAMPSMHIGWSLWCGLTIFAVASAPWARILGLLYPAATLVVIVATANHFWLDAVGGMTCLAFGFAVTRIWYGSLPHRLPRQPVHTGPHPASAALLNRFRR; encoded by the coding sequence ATGGGTGAAGCGAGCGTGAAGACACTGGAAACCCGGACGGACGTCTCGTCGCCCATCGTGAGCGAGGGCGAGGTCCGCCGGGAGTCCGAGCGCACCCTCCTCGCACGGCTGCGCCTGCCGCGCCGGCCGCGCATCTGGTTCGAGGTCCTGCTGATCGCGGTCAGCTACTGGACCTACTCGCTGATCCGCAACGCCGTACCGGAGCAGAAGGCCGCCGCCCTCGCGAACGCCGACTGGATCTGGAGCGTCGAGCGCGGTCTGGGGATCGCCGTCGAGCATTCGATCAACCACGGGGTGAACTCCGTGACGTGGCTGATCGTGGGGATGAACTACTACTACGCCACGCTGCACTTCGTCGTGACCATCGGCGTGCTGGTGTGGATCTACCGCTTCCATCCCGGCCGTTACGCGGCCACCCGGCTCGTGCTGTTCGCCACCACGGGCGTCGCCCTGGTCGGCTACTACTTCTACCCGCTCGCGCCGCCCCGGCTGATGAACGGGGAGCGGTTCGTGGACACCGTGCTGGTCCACCACACCTGGGGTTCGATGGCCTCGGGCAACCTCAAGCACATGTCCAACCAGTACGCCGCGATGCCGTCCATGCACATAGGGTGGTCGCTCTGGTGCGGGCTGACGATCTTCGCGGTCGCGTCCGCGCCGTGGGCCCGGATCCTGGGCCTGCTGTACCCGGCCGCGACCCTCGTCGTCATCGTGGCCACCGCCAACCACTTCTGGCTCGACGCCGTCGGCGGGATGACGTGCCTGGCCTTCGGGTTCGCCGTCACCCGGATCTGGTACGGCTCGCTGCCGCACCGGCTGCCGCGCCAGCCGGTGCACACCGGCCCGCACCCCGCGTCGGCGGCACTGCTGAACCGCTTCCGCCGCTAG
- a CDS encoding LacI family DNA-binding transcriptional regulator encodes MTARLADIAAQAGVSEATVSRVLNGKPGVAAGTRESVLAALDVLGYERPVRLRQRSAGLVGLITPELDNPIFPALAQVIGQALTRQGYTPVLATQTPGGSTEDELTEMLVDRGVSGIIFVSGLHADTTADMGRYDQLRGQGVPYVLINGFSDKVQAPFVSPDDRAAMQLAVTHLTALGHTRIGLAVGPKRFVPVLRKIEGFRLGMRERLGLDDSEVEELIQHSLYSLEGGQAAASALIARGCTAVVCASDMMALGAIRAARQQGLAVPRDVSVVGFDDSPLIAFTDPPLTTIRQPVLAMGQAAVRTLLEEIGGTPAPHSEFVFLPELVVRGSTASGPGQRRRP; translated from the coding sequence GTGACCGCACGGCTAGCCGACATCGCAGCCCAGGCGGGGGTCAGCGAAGCCACAGTCAGCCGCGTGCTCAACGGCAAGCCCGGTGTGGCCGCAGGCACCCGCGAGTCCGTGCTGGCCGCGCTCGACGTGCTCGGCTACGAGCGGCCCGTGCGGCTGCGCCAGCGCAGCGCGGGTCTGGTCGGGCTGATAACCCCCGAGCTGGACAACCCCATCTTCCCGGCGCTCGCGCAGGTCATCGGACAGGCGCTGACCCGGCAGGGGTACACGCCGGTGCTGGCCACGCAGACGCCCGGCGGGTCCACCGAGGACGAACTGACCGAGATGCTGGTGGACCGCGGGGTCTCCGGCATCATCTTCGTCTCCGGGCTGCACGCCGACACCACCGCCGACATGGGCCGCTACGACCAACTCCGCGGCCAGGGCGTCCCGTACGTCCTCATCAACGGCTTCTCCGACAAGGTGCAGGCGCCCTTCGTCTCCCCCGACGACCGGGCGGCGATGCAGCTCGCCGTGACCCACCTGACCGCGCTGGGGCACACCCGGATCGGCCTGGCCGTCGGGCCCAAGCGGTTCGTGCCGGTGCTGCGCAAGATCGAGGGCTTCCGGCTCGGGATGCGGGAACGGCTCGGGCTCGACGATTCCGAGGTCGAGGAGCTGATCCAGCACTCCCTGTACAGCCTGGAGGGCGGGCAGGCCGCCGCGTCCGCGCTCATCGCGCGGGGCTGCACGGCCGTCGTCTGCGCGAGCGACATGATGGCGCTCGGGGCGATCCGGGCCGCCCGGCAGCAGGGCCTCGCGGTCCCGCGGGACGTGTCGGTGGTCGGCTTCGACGACTCCCCCCTCATAGCGTTCACGGATCCGCCGCTGACCACGATCCGCCAGCCCGTGCTGGCCATGGGACAGGCCGCCGTGCGCACGCTGCTGGAGGAGATCGGCGGTACGCCGGCCCCGCACAGCGAGTTCGTCTTCCTCCCGGAACTGGTGGTCCGCGGTTCCACGGCCTCCGGGCCGGGGCAGCGCCGCAGGCCCTAG
- a CDS encoding glycoside hydrolase family 13 protein, which yields MTHELTALPLASASSNPTASRGWWRDAVIYQVYVRSFADSDGDGVGDLRGVRERLPHLARLGVDAVWLTPFYVSPQADGGYDVADYRAVDPLFGDLAAADDLVRAAHELGLRVIVDVVPNHTSERHPWFLDALADEPGARARYLFRPGRGADGALPPNDWESVFGGPAWTRVPDGSWYLHLFAPEQPDLDWEHPEVAAEFSSVLRFWLDLGVDGFRVDVAHGMVKAPGLPDIGRGAQATLIGTEALPFFDQDGVHAIHRSWRRLLDSYGGQRIGVAEAWAPTSERLALYVRPDELHQAFNFRFLNCPWDPERMRTVIDESLAATASVGAPTTWVLSNHDVVRHVTRYGGGARGLARARAAALLMLALPGSAYVYQGEELGLPEVTDLPDEVRRDPAFHRSAGQEGLRDGCRIPLPWSGPCPPYDFGPGGSWLPQPADWAGLSVAAQTGDPHSTLELYRAALELRRALPGLGSPDAGPLTWLPSPAGVLLFTRPGFACTLNTRPTALEVPSPGRPVLSSSPVETDGRTVLLPTDSCTWWAL from the coding sequence ATGACCCATGAGCTGACGGCCCTCCCGCTTGCAAGCGCTTCCAGCAACCCGACCGCGAGCCGCGGCTGGTGGCGCGATGCCGTCATCTATCAGGTGTACGTACGGTCCTTCGCCGACAGCGACGGCGACGGCGTCGGAGACCTGCGCGGGGTGCGCGAGCGGCTCCCCCACCTGGCCCGGCTCGGCGTCGACGCCGTGTGGCTGACCCCCTTCTACGTCTCCCCGCAGGCGGACGGCGGCTACGACGTCGCCGACTACCGGGCCGTCGACCCCCTCTTCGGGGACCTCGCCGCCGCCGACGACCTCGTACGGGCCGCGCACGAGCTGGGCCTGCGGGTCATCGTCGACGTGGTCCCGAACCACACCTCCGAGCGCCACCCCTGGTTCCTGGACGCCCTCGCCGACGAGCCGGGCGCCCGCGCCCGCTACCTCTTCCGCCCCGGCCGGGGCGCCGACGGCGCGCTGCCGCCCAACGACTGGGAGTCGGTCTTCGGGGGCCCCGCCTGGACCCGCGTCCCGGACGGCTCCTGGTACCTGCACCTGTTCGCCCCCGAGCAGCCGGACCTCGACTGGGAGCACCCCGAGGTGGCGGCGGAGTTCTCCTCCGTCCTGCGGTTCTGGCTCGACCTGGGCGTGGACGGTTTCCGCGTCGACGTCGCCCACGGCATGGTCAAGGCCCCCGGCCTGCCCGACATCGGCCGCGGCGCCCAGGCGACCCTGATCGGCACCGAGGCCCTCCCCTTCTTCGACCAGGACGGCGTCCACGCCATCCACCGCTCCTGGCGCCGCCTGCTCGACTCCTACGGGGGCCAGCGGATCGGCGTCGCCGAGGCCTGGGCACCCACCTCCGAGCGGCTCGCCCTGTACGTCCGCCCCGACGAGCTGCACCAGGCCTTCAACTTCCGCTTCCTCAACTGCCCCTGGGACCCGGAGCGGATGCGCACCGTCATCGACGAGTCCCTCGCCGCCACCGCCTCGGTCGGGGCGCCGACGACGTGGGTGCTGTCCAACCACGACGTGGTGCGGCACGTGACCCGTTACGGCGGCGGCGCCCGGGGCCTCGCGCGGGCGCGGGCGGCGGCGCTGCTGATGCTGGCCCTGCCCGGGTCGGCGTACGTCTACCAGGGCGAGGAGCTGGGCCTGCCCGAGGTCACCGACCTGCCCGACGAGGTCCGCCGGGACCCGGCCTTCCACCGCTCCGCCGGGCAGGAGGGTCTGCGCGACGGCTGCCGGATCCCGCTGCCCTGGTCCGGGCCGTGTCCGCCGTACGACTTCGGGCCCGGCGGCAGCTGGCTCCCGCAGCCGGCGGACTGGGCGGGGCTGAGCGTGGCCGCGCAGACCGGCGACCCGCACTCCACGCTGGAGCTGTACCGGGCCGCGCTGGAGCTGCGCCGGGCCCTGCCCGGCCTCGGCTCCCCGGACGCGGGCCCCCTGACCTGGCTCCCTTCCCCCGCGGGCGTCCTCCTCTTCACCCGCCCCGGCTTCGCCTGCACCCTCAACACCCGCCCGACCGCACTGGAGGTCCCCTCCCCCGGCCGGCCCGTCCTCTCCAGCTCACCGGTGGAGACGGACGGCCGCACGGTTCTGCTCCCGACGGATTCCTGCACGTGGTGGGCGTTGTGA
- a CDS encoding extracellular solute-binding protein: MRRGIAATALVATLALAATACGGDTKGDGGDTKAGGELSGTVTWWDTSNDAEKASFQKIAEAFTAKHPKVTVKYVNVPYGDAQNKVKNAFSSGSEAPDVIRADVGWVADFASLGYLDEVPADTAKKVDAEFLSQAAASGKYEGKTYAVPQVIDTLGLFYNKKMLADAGVQPPKTLEELKTAAAAIKAKTGKTGLYLRGDDSYWFLPFIYGEGGDLVDAKSKTVTVDNAAGVKAFKAARDLVTSGAAVTNATDGWTNMQTAFKSGEVAMMINGPWAVADSYAGDQFKDKANLGVAPVPAGSAKAGAPQGGHDLAVYAGSKNTAAAHAFVEYMTSQEVQVQSAKELSLLPTRTAAYEQPDVKASEMVQFFKPAVDKAVERAWIPENGSLFEPLKVEYTKAVTGASSPEDAAKAAGVEFRKILKGWK, translated from the coding sequence ATGCGGCGTGGCATAGCGGCCACCGCGCTGGTCGCGACCCTGGCGCTCGCGGCGACGGCTTGCGGCGGTGACACCAAGGGCGACGGTGGCGACACGAAGGCCGGCGGCGAGCTCTCCGGCACGGTCACCTGGTGGGACACCTCGAACGACGCCGAGAAGGCGAGCTTCCAGAAGATCGCCGAAGCCTTCACGGCGAAGCACCCCAAGGTGACCGTCAAGTACGTCAACGTGCCCTACGGCGACGCCCAGAACAAGGTCAAGAACGCCTTCAGCAGCGGCTCCGAAGCCCCTGACGTGATCCGCGCCGACGTCGGCTGGGTCGCCGACTTCGCCTCGCTCGGCTACCTCGACGAGGTCCCGGCCGACACCGCGAAGAAGGTCGACGCCGAGTTCCTGTCGCAGGCCGCCGCCAGCGGCAAGTACGAGGGCAAGACCTACGCCGTCCCGCAGGTCATCGACACCCTCGGCCTCTTCTACAACAAGAAGATGCTCGCCGACGCCGGCGTCCAGCCCCCCAAGACCCTGGAGGAGCTGAAGACCGCCGCCGCCGCGATCAAGGCCAAGACCGGCAAGACCGGCCTCTACCTGCGCGGCGACGACTCCTACTGGTTCCTGCCCTTCATCTACGGCGAGGGCGGCGACCTGGTCGACGCCAAGTCCAAGACGGTCACCGTCGACAACGCCGCGGGCGTCAAGGCCTTCAAGGCCGCCCGCGACCTGGTCACCTCGGGCGCGGCGGTCACCAACGCCACCGACGGCTGGACCAACATGCAGACCGCCTTCAAGTCCGGGGAGGTCGCCATGATGATCAACGGCCCCTGGGCCGTCGCCGACAGCTACGCGGGCGACCAGTTCAAGGACAAGGCCAACCTCGGCGTCGCCCCCGTCCCCGCGGGCTCCGCCAAGGCCGGCGCCCCGCAGGGCGGCCACGACCTCGCCGTCTACGCCGGGTCGAAGAACACCGCCGCCGCGCACGCCTTCGTCGAGTACATGACCTCGCAGGAGGTCCAGGTGCAGTCCGCCAAGGAGCTCAGCCTGCTCCCGACGCGCACGGCCGCCTACGAGCAGCCCGACGTCAAGGCCAGCGAGATGGTCCAGTTCTTCAAGCCCGCCGTGGACAAGGCCGTCGAGCGCGCCTGGATCCCGGAGAACGGCTCCCTCTTCGAGCCGCTGAAGGTCGAGTACACCAAGGCGGTCACCGGGGCCTCCAGCCCCGAGGACGCGGCCAAGGCGGCCGGCGTCGAGTTCCGCAAGATCCTCAAGGGCTGGAAGTAG
- a CDS encoding carbohydrate ABC transporter permease has protein sequence MAADTSQSVAKAAGADAGENSGAARGPSRATANGNPRPGRGLGRALATHWYAWAMVAPVVLVLGVIIGWPLVRGVYLSLTDANERNVSRTIGVRHIEATYEFVGLDNYTAVLGDPVFWQRLVWTVLWTVACVSITFVLGLALATMLNRQFRGRAAYRMALILPWAVPGFVSVFAWRFLFNRDNGILNKVLDGGGISAVPWLDDPTWAKFSVIAVNVWLGVPFMMVALLGGLQSIPGELYEAAEMDGARPWQRFRHITLPGLRAVSMTVILLSTIWTFNMFPVIFLLTRGGPGDSTEILVTQAFREAFIASPRDFAGSATWGVLILALLMIFALVYRRSLRKQGEVW, from the coding sequence ATGGCTGCCGACACCAGCCAGTCGGTGGCGAAGGCCGCGGGCGCGGACGCCGGGGAGAACTCCGGCGCCGCCCGCGGCCCCAGCCGCGCGACTGCCAACGGAAATCCCCGGCCCGGCCGCGGCCTCGGCCGCGCCCTCGCCACGCACTGGTACGCCTGGGCCATGGTCGCCCCGGTGGTGCTCGTCCTCGGCGTGATCATCGGGTGGCCGCTCGTCCGGGGCGTCTACCTGTCGCTCACCGACGCCAACGAGCGCAACGTCTCCCGCACCATCGGCGTGCGCCACATCGAGGCGACGTACGAGTTCGTCGGGCTCGACAACTACACGGCCGTGCTCGGTGACCCGGTCTTCTGGCAGCGGCTGGTGTGGACGGTGCTGTGGACCGTCGCCTGCGTCTCCATCACCTTCGTCCTGGGCCTCGCCCTGGCCACCATGCTCAACCGGCAGTTCCGGGGGCGTGCCGCCTACCGGATGGCCCTCATCCTGCCCTGGGCCGTCCCCGGCTTCGTCTCCGTCTTCGCCTGGCGGTTCCTCTTCAACCGCGACAACGGCATCCTCAACAAGGTCCTCGACGGCGGCGGCATCTCCGCCGTGCCGTGGCTCGACGACCCCACCTGGGCCAAGTTCTCCGTCATCGCCGTCAACGTCTGGCTCGGCGTCCCCTTCATGATGGTCGCCCTGCTCGGCGGCCTGCAGTCCATCCCCGGCGAGCTCTACGAGGCCGCCGAGATGGACGGCGCCCGGCCCTGGCAGCGGTTCCGGCACATCACCCTGCCCGGACTGCGCGCCGTCAGCATGACCGTGATCCTGCTCTCCACCATCTGGACCTTCAACATGTTCCCGGTGATCTTCCTGCTGACGCGGGGCGGTCCCGGCGACTCCACCGAGATCCTGGTGACCCAGGCCTTCCGCGAGGCCTTCATCGCGAGCCCCCGCGACTTCGCCGGCTCCGCGACCTGGGGCGTCCTCATCCTCGCCCTGCTCATGATCTTCGCGCTGGTCTACCGGCGCTCGCTGCGCAAGCAGGGAGAGGTGTGGTGA
- a CDS encoding sugar ABC transporter permease gives MTVTTADQTAREKTARDEGARGKTARARGSRSPLASVGLHATLLVASVVAVFPVLWILLTSLKPAKYAITTDFVKEPNLGNYRYLLEDSHFLAWFGNSVLVAGVTTVLGVFIAATTGYAVSRFKFPGMKPLMWTLLITQMFPMAILIVPLYNLMGDLGLLNQPLGLIITYLTIAVPFCAWMMKGFFDTIPVEIDESGRVDGLNPFGTFWRLILPLAKPGLAVTGFYAFITAWGEVAYASAFMVGDENLTLAGGLQTFVTQYTSNWGAMSAASVLIAIPAAIFFLFAQRHLVAGMTAGATKG, from the coding sequence GTGACCGTGACCACCGCCGACCAGACCGCCCGCGAGAAGACCGCCCGCGACGAGGGTGCCCGCGGCAAGACCGCCCGTGCCCGCGGCAGCCGCTCCCCGCTCGCCTCCGTCGGCCTGCACGCCACGCTCCTCGTCGCGTCCGTCGTGGCCGTGTTCCCGGTGCTGTGGATCCTGCTGACCTCGCTCAAGCCCGCGAAGTACGCGATCACCACGGACTTCGTGAAGGAACCCAACCTCGGCAACTACCGCTACCTGCTGGAGGACAGCCACTTCCTGGCCTGGTTCGGCAACTCCGTCCTGGTCGCCGGCGTCACCACCGTCCTCGGCGTGTTCATCGCCGCCACCACCGGATACGCCGTCAGCCGCTTCAAGTTCCCGGGCATGAAGCCCCTGATGTGGACGCTGCTCATCACGCAGATGTTCCCGATGGCCATCCTCATCGTCCCGCTCTACAACCTCATGGGCGACCTCGGGCTGCTCAACCAGCCCCTCGGCCTGATCATCACCTACCTCACCATCGCCGTGCCGTTCTGCGCGTGGATGATGAAGGGCTTCTTCGACACCATCCCGGTCGAGATCGACGAATCCGGCCGGGTCGACGGACTCAACCCCTTCGGCACCTTCTGGCGCCTGATCCTGCCGCTCGCCAAGCCCGGCCTCGCCGTCACCGGCTTCTACGCCTTCATCACGGCCTGGGGCGAGGTCGCCTACGCCTCCGCCTTCATGGTCGGCGACGAGAACCTCACCCTCGCCGGCGGACTCCAGACCTTCGTCACCCAGTACACCTCCAACTGGGGTGCCATGAGCGCGGCCTCCGTACTCATCGCCATCCCGGCGGCGATCTTCTTCCTCTTCGCCCAGCGTCACCTCGTCGCCGGGATGACAGCGGGCGCCACCAAGGGCTGA
- a CDS encoding glycoside hydrolase family 13 protein, with amino-acid sequence MTQHLAETLSTSSGTLPGWWREAVIYQVYPRSFADSNGDGMGDLEGIRTRLPYLKELGVDAVWLSPFYASPQADAGYDVADYRAIDPMFGSLHDADAVIREAHALGLRIIVDLVPNHCSDQHEWFKQALREGPGSPLRERFHFRPGQGENGELPPNDWESLFGGPSWTRVADGEWYLHLFASEQPDFNWEHPAVQDEFRSILRFWLDLGTDGFRIDVAHGLVKAPGLPDLGRNEQLKLLGNQVLPFFDQDGVHEIYRSWRTVLDEYAGDRIGVAEAWTPSAERTALYLRPDELHQAFNFHYLNTGWDADALRAAIDDSLDAMRPVGAPTTWVLSNHDVVRHVTRYGGGEQGLARARAAALLMLALPGSAYVYQGEELGLPEVTDLPDEVRQDPSFFKENGQEGLRDGCRVPIPWSGAEAPYGFGDGGSWLPQPAAWAGLSVEAQTGDPASTLELYRTALRIRRERPELGAGDAVEWLPAPAGVLAFRRGGFVCTVNTTGEPVRMPAPGTVLLASTAPAGDADLLPADSAVWWLG; translated from the coding sequence ATGACCCAGCACCTCGCCGAAACGCTCTCCACCTCCAGCGGCACCCTGCCCGGCTGGTGGAGAGAAGCGGTGATCTACCAGGTCTATCCGCGCAGCTTCGCCGACTCCAACGGGGACGGCATGGGGGACCTCGAAGGCATCCGCACCCGCCTGCCCTACCTCAAGGAACTCGGCGTCGACGCCGTCTGGCTGAGCCCCTTCTACGCCTCCCCGCAGGCCGACGCCGGCTACGACGTCGCCGACTACCGGGCCATCGACCCCATGTTCGGCAGCCTGCACGACGCGGACGCCGTGATCCGCGAGGCCCACGCGCTCGGGCTGCGCATCATCGTCGACCTCGTCCCCAACCACTGCTCCGACCAGCACGAATGGTTCAAGCAGGCCCTCCGTGAAGGCCCCGGCAGCCCGCTGCGCGAACGCTTCCACTTCCGCCCCGGCCAGGGCGAGAACGGCGAGCTGCCGCCCAACGACTGGGAATCCCTCTTCGGCGGACCCTCCTGGACCCGCGTCGCCGACGGCGAGTGGTACCTGCACCTCTTCGCCTCGGAACAGCCCGACTTCAACTGGGAACACCCGGCCGTCCAGGACGAGTTCCGCTCCATCCTGCGGTTCTGGCTCGACCTCGGCACCGACGGCTTCCGCATCGACGTCGCCCACGGCCTCGTCAAGGCCCCCGGCCTGCCCGACCTCGGCCGCAACGAACAGCTCAAGCTGCTCGGCAACCAGGTCCTGCCCTTCTTCGACCAGGACGGCGTCCACGAGATCTACCGCTCCTGGCGGACCGTCCTCGACGAATACGCCGGGGACCGCATAGGCGTCGCCGAGGCCTGGACCCCCAGCGCCGAGCGCACCGCGCTCTACCTGCGGCCCGACGAGCTCCACCAGGCCTTCAACTTCCACTACCTGAACACCGGCTGGGACGCGGACGCGCTGCGCGCCGCCATCGACGACTCCCTCGACGCGATGCGGCCCGTCGGCGCCCCCACCACGTGGGTGCTGTCCAACCACGACGTGGTGCGGCACGTGACCCGCTACGGCGGTGGGGAGCAGGGCCTCGCCCGCGCGCGGGCGGCGGCGCTGCTGATGCTGGCCCTGCCCGGGTCGGCGTACGTCTACCAGGGCGAGGAACTGGGCCTGCCCGAGGTCACCGACCTGCCCGACGAGGTCCGCCAGGACCCGTCCTTCTTCAAGGAGAACGGCCAGGAAGGCCTGCGCGACGGCTGCCGCGTACCGATCCCGTGGTCGGGCGCCGAGGCCCCGTACGGCTTCGGCGACGGCGGCAGCTGGCTGCCCCAGCCCGCCGCGTGGGCGGGGCTGAGCGTCGAGGCGCAGACCGGCGACCCGGCGTCGACGCTGGAGCTCTACCGGACGGCGCTGCGCATCCGCCGCGAGCGGCCGGAACTGGGCGCGGGCGACGCCGTGGAGTGGCTGCCCGCCCCCGCCGGGGTGCTGGCCTTCCGGCGCGGCGGCTTCGTCTGCACCGTCAACACCACGGGCGAACCCGTACGGATGCCCGCGCCCGGGACGGTGCTGCTCGCCAGCACGGCCCCGGCCGGGGACGCGGACCTGCTCCCGGCCGACAGCGCGGTGTGGTGGCTGGGGTGA
- a CDS encoding LacI family DNA-binding transcriptional regulator: MAGVTSPLRLTDIAAQAEVSEATVSRVLNGKAGVAAGTRHRVLAALDLLGYERPVRLKRRSNGLVGLLIPELTNPIFPAFAQVIEQALAGHGYTPVLCTQTPGGATEDELVEQLEERGVTGIVFLSGLHADASADPARYQRLAARGVPFVLINGFNEAISAPFVSPDDRAAADMAVRHLEELGHRRIGLAIGPTRYVPSARKEQGFLAAVPGAAAEGLVQRTLFTVEGGHAAGGALLDRGCTGVVCASDMMALGVIRAARERGLRVPQDVSVVGFDDSPLIAFTDPPLTTVRQPVRAMATAAVGALLEAVAGTPVQRTEYVFQPELVVRGSTGPGPEGG; the protein is encoded by the coding sequence GTGGCTGGGGTGACCTCCCCGCTCCGGCTGACGGACATCGCCGCGCAGGCCGAGGTCAGCGAGGCGACGGTCAGCCGTGTGCTCAACGGCAAGGCGGGCGTGGCGGCCGGCACCCGGCACCGGGTGCTGGCCGCGCTCGACCTGCTCGGCTACGAGCGGCCCGTACGGCTGAAACGGCGCAGCAACGGGCTGGTGGGCCTGCTCATCCCCGAGCTGACCAACCCGATCTTCCCGGCGTTCGCCCAGGTCATAGAGCAGGCGCTGGCCGGGCACGGTTACACGCCGGTGCTCTGCACGCAGACCCCGGGCGGGGCCACCGAGGACGAGCTGGTGGAGCAGCTGGAGGAACGCGGGGTCACCGGCATCGTGTTCCTGTCCGGGCTGCACGCGGACGCGTCGGCCGACCCCGCGCGCTACCAGCGGCTGGCGGCGCGCGGGGTCCCGTTCGTCCTGATCAACGGCTTCAACGAGGCCATCAGCGCCCCCTTCGTCTCCCCGGACGACCGGGCGGCCGCCGACATGGCCGTGCGGCACCTGGAGGAGCTGGGCCACCGCCGCATCGGCCTCGCGATCGGGCCGACGCGCTACGTCCCCTCCGCCCGCAAGGAGCAGGGCTTCCTCGCGGCGGTGCCGGGGGCGGCGGCCGAGGGGCTGGTCCAGCGCACCCTGTTCACGGTCGAGGGCGGCCACGCGGCGGGCGGCGCCCTGCTGGACCGGGGCTGTACGGGGGTGGTCTGCGCGAGCGACATGATGGCCCTCGGCGTCATCCGCGCGGCCCGCGAACGGGGGCTGCGGGTCCCGCAGGACGTCTCGGTGGTCGGCTTCGACGACTCCCCGCTCATCGCCTTCACGGACCCGCCCCTGACCACGGTCCGCCAGCCGGTCCGCGCGATGGCCACGGCGGCGGTCGGCGCCCTCCTGGAAGCGGTGGCCGGCACCCCGGTCCAGCGCACGGAGTACGTCTTCCAGCCGGAACTGGTGGTACGCGGCTCCACGGGCCCGGGGCCGGAGGGGGGCTGA
- a CDS encoding HD family hydrolase, which yields MADETANAEGTAGFLFELGVLKRERRSGWWHTGVRDPESIAEHSFRVAAIGAVLAMMEGADAARVTLMCVMHDTQETRLGDIPHIGRRYLKAASNEEITADQLAAAHPAVAAGIQAVVEDYENGTDPEVVIAHDADKLECLIQAVEYREQGNANVQNWIDSSLNALKTASAKSLADAALNMSSLTWRETFLPR from the coding sequence ATGGCAGACGAGACGGCCAATGCAGAGGGTACGGCGGGCTTCCTGTTCGAGCTGGGCGTCCTGAAGCGTGAGCGCCGGTCGGGGTGGTGGCACACCGGAGTCAGGGACCCGGAAAGCATCGCCGAGCACAGCTTCCGGGTCGCGGCCATCGGCGCCGTCCTCGCGATGATGGAGGGCGCCGATGCCGCCCGTGTCACGCTGATGTGCGTCATGCACGACACCCAGGAAACCCGCCTCGGCGACATCCCCCACATCGGCCGCCGCTACCTCAAAGCCGCCTCGAACGAGGAGATCACCGCCGACCAGCTCGCTGCCGCCCACCCGGCCGTCGCCGCCGGCATCCAGGCGGTCGTGGAGGACTACGAGAACGGCACCGACCCCGAGGTGGTCATCGCTCACGACGCGGACAAACTCGAATGCCTGATCCAAGCGGTCGAATACCGTGAACAGGGCAACGCGAACGTTCAGAACTGGATCGACTCCAGCCTCAACGCGTTGAAGACGGCCTCCGCCAAGTCCCTGGCCGATGCCGCCCTGAACATGTCGTCGCTGACCTGGCGCGAGACCTTCCTCCCCCGATAG